The Streptomyces achromogenes genome window below encodes:
- a CDS encoding STAS domain-containing protein: MTDNQETGRSDRLSVEHASVGDIRVVILRGEIDHDVKDALSEALLSRNDDQRHRIVADLSGVTFLDSSGINVFVQVHQRVSAGEGWLRLAAAQESVARVVQLVGLDAVLSCHSTVEQALTA; this comes from the coding sequence CTGACAACCAGGAAACGGGCCGATCCGACCGGCTGTCCGTCGAACACGCCAGCGTCGGCGACATCCGTGTCGTGATCCTGCGCGGCGAGATCGATCACGACGTCAAGGACGCGCTGAGCGAGGCACTGCTGTCCCGGAACGATGATCAGAGGCACCGGATCGTGGCGGACCTCAGCGGCGTGACCTTCCTGGACTCCAGCGGCATCAACGTGTTCGTCCAGGTTCACCAGCGGGTGAGTGCCGGCGAGGGGTGGCTGCGTCTGGCCGCCGCCCAGGAATCGGTGGCGCGGGTCGTCCAGCTCGTCGGCCTCGACGCGGTGCTCTCCTGCCACAGCACCGTCGAGCAGGCGCTCACCGCCTGA